One Microvirga thermotolerans DNA window includes the following coding sequences:
- the hemE gene encoding uroporphyrinogen decarboxylase produces MSERPTKAILRVLDGEPVWPLPIWIMRQAGRYLPEYRETRKQAGSFLDLCYTPRLAEEVTLQPIRRFGFDAAILFSDILVIPHALGQEVRFVENEGPKLDPVTSAADLSRLSAELPLGRLDPVFETLDRLSSSLPKETTLLGFCGAPFTVASYMIAGKGTPDQAPARLTAYRDPDFMDRLVDILVRASTAYLVRQIDAGAEAVQIFESFGAALPPALFDRLSLDPIRRIVTGLKEARPQARTIVFVRGGGTHLHRFAAAGVGDALALDWTLDPAQVLPQLPGQVATQGNLDPLALIAGGEPLRQGVEHILSAVRNRPHIFNLGHGILPETPIEHVSELVARVRGTGA; encoded by the coding sequence GTGAGCGAGCGTCCCACCAAAGCGATCCTGCGCGTCCTCGACGGCGAACCGGTCTGGCCCCTGCCGATCTGGATCATGCGCCAGGCGGGACGCTACCTGCCGGAATACCGGGAGACCCGGAAGCAGGCGGGTTCCTTCCTCGACCTCTGCTACACCCCGCGGCTCGCCGAGGAGGTGACGCTCCAGCCGATCCGCCGCTTCGGCTTCGACGCCGCCATCCTGTTCTCGGACATCCTCGTCATTCCCCATGCGCTCGGCCAGGAGGTGCGCTTCGTCGAGAACGAGGGCCCGAAGCTCGACCCCGTGACCTCGGCCGCCGATCTCTCCCGGCTTTCCGCGGAGCTGCCCCTCGGGCGGCTGGATCCGGTCTTCGAGACCCTCGACCGCCTGAGCTCTTCGCTGCCGAAGGAGACGACCCTGCTCGGCTTCTGCGGGGCCCCGTTCACGGTGGCGAGCTACATGATCGCCGGCAAGGGCACTCCCGACCAGGCGCCCGCCCGGCTGACGGCCTATCGCGACCCGGACTTCATGGACCGGCTCGTCGACATCCTGGTGCGGGCCTCCACCGCCTATCTCGTCCGGCAGATCGATGCGGGGGCCGAGGCGGTGCAGATCTTCGAGAGCTTCGGCGCGGCCCTTCCGCCCGCCCTGTTCGACCGGCTTTCCCTCGACCCGATCCGCCGCATCGTCACGGGGCTGAAGGAGGCGCGGCCGCAGGCGCGGACCATCGTGTTCGTGCGGGGCGGAGGCACCCATCTCCATCGCTTCGCGGCGGCGGGGGTGGGCGACGCGCTTGCCCTCGACTGGACCCTCGACCCGGCGCAGGTGCTGCCGCAGCTGCCCGGCCAGGTGGCGACCCAGGGCAACCTCGATCCGCTCGCCCTCATCGCCGGAGGGGAGCCCCTGCGCCAGGGCGTCGAGCACATCCTCTCGGCGGTGCGCAACCGCCCGCACATCTTCAACCTCGGGCACGGCATCCTGCCCGAAACCCCCATCGAGCACGTGAGCGAGCTCGTCGCCCGCGTGCGCGGCACCGGCGCCTGA
- the hemJ gene encoding protoporphyrinogen oxidase HemJ translates to MAYLWIKALHLIAVISWMAGMLYLPRLFVYHCDAPKGSIQSETFKIMERRLLKAIINPAMIATWVLGLVLVWQGGWWTSGWFHAKFLLVLVLSGVHGFLSKTVKVFAADANTRPARFYRMINEVPTVLMIAIVILVIVKPF, encoded by the coding sequence ATGGCGTATCTGTGGATCAAGGCGCTGCACCTGATCGCCGTCATCAGCTGGATGGCGGGAATGCTCTACCTGCCCCGGCTCTTCGTCTATCACTGCGACGCGCCGAAGGGCTCCATCCAGTCCGAGACCTTCAAGATCATGGAGCGCCGCCTCCTCAAGGCGATCATCAACCCGGCCATGATCGCGACCTGGGTCCTCGGCCTCGTCCTCGTCTGGCAGGGGGGCTGGTGGACCTCCGGCTGGTTCCACGCCAAGTTCCTGCTCGTGCTGGTCCTCTCCGGCGTGCACGGCTTTCTGTCGAAGACCGTGAAGGTCTTCGCCGCCGACGCCAACACGCGCCCGGCCAGGTTCTACCGGATGATCAACGAGGTCCCCACCGTTCTCATGATCGCCATCGTCATCCTGGTGATCGTGAAGCCGTTCTAG
- the rho gene encoding transcription termination factor Rho → MREIKLQDLKSKSPTELIAFAEELEVENASTMRKQELMFAILKQLAARDVEIIGAGVVEVLQDGFGFLRSADSNYLPGPDDIYVSPSQIRRFGLRTGDTVDGPIRGPKEGERYFALLKVNTINFEDPEKIRHKVHFDNLTPLFPSERFKLEIDDPTKKDYSSRVIDIVSPIGKGQRALIVAPPRTGKTVLMQNVAQSITTNHPECYLIVLLIDERPEEVTDMQRSVKGEVVASTFDEPASRHVQVAEMVIEKAKRLVEHGRDVVILLDSITRLGRAYNTVVPSSGKVLTGGVDANALQRPKRFFGAARNIEEGGSLTIIATALIDTGSRMDEVIFEEFKGTGNSEIILDRKVADKRTFPAIDITRSGTRKEELLVPPDTLKKMYVLRRILNPMGTVDAIEFLLDKLRQTKSNQEFFDSMNT, encoded by the coding sequence ATGAGGGAAATCAAGCTTCAAGACCTGAAATCCAAGTCCCCGACCGAGCTCATCGCCTTCGCGGAGGAGCTCGAGGTCGAGAACGCGAGCACCATGCGCAAGCAGGAGCTCATGTTCGCCATCCTCAAGCAGCTCGCGGCCCGCGACGTGGAGATCATCGGCGCCGGCGTCGTCGAGGTTCTCCAGGACGGCTTCGGCTTCCTTCGCTCCGCCGATTCCAACTACCTGCCGGGACCTGACGACATCTACGTCTCGCCCTCGCAGATCCGCCGCTTCGGCCTGCGCACCGGCGACACGGTGGACGGCCCGATCCGCGGCCCGAAGGAGGGCGAGCGCTACTTCGCCCTGCTGAAGGTCAACACCATCAATTTCGAGGATCCCGAGAAGATCCGGCACAAGGTCCACTTCGACAACCTGACGCCGCTCTTCCCCTCCGAGCGCTTCAAGCTCGAGATCGACGACCCGACGAAGAAGGACTATTCCTCCCGCGTCATCGACATCGTCTCGCCCATCGGCAAGGGCCAGCGCGCGCTCATCGTCGCCCCGCCGCGCACGGGCAAGACCGTGCTGATGCAGAACGTGGCGCAGTCGATCACCACCAACCATCCCGAGTGCTACCTCATCGTGCTGCTCATCGACGAGCGCCCGGAGGAGGTGACCGACATGCAGCGCTCGGTGAAGGGCGAGGTGGTCGCCTCCACCTTCGACGAGCCGGCCTCCCGCCACGTCCAGGTCGCCGAGATGGTGATCGAGAAGGCCAAGCGCCTCGTGGAGCACGGGCGCGACGTGGTGATCCTGCTCGATTCGATCACCCGCCTCGGCCGCGCCTACAACACGGTGGTGCCGTCCTCCGGCAAGGTGCTGACCGGCGGCGTCGACGCCAACGCCCTCCAGCGCCCGAAGCGCTTCTTCGGCGCGGCGCGCAACATCGAGGAAGGCGGCTCGCTCACCATCATCGCGACCGCGCTGATCGACACCGGCTCGCGCATGGACGAGGTGATCTTCGAGGAGTTCAAGGGCACCGGCAACTCGGAGATCATCCTCGACCGCAAGGTGGCCGACAAGCGCACCTTCCCGGCCATCGACATCACCCGTTCCGGCACCCGCAAGGAGGAACTCCTGGTTCCCCCGGACACCCTCAAGAAGATGTACGTGCTCCGGCGCATCCTCAACCCGATGGGCACGGTGGACGCCATCGAGTTCCTGCTCGACAAGCTGCGCCAGACCAAGTCGAACCAGGAATTCTTCGATTCGATGAACACCTGA
- a CDS encoding TetR/AcrR family transcriptional regulator — protein sequence MAKPSLREKILDAGLRVMFRQGYNGSGIRDIVAEAEAPQGSFTNHFRSKEAFAEEVLDRYFSHVRSLAAQALEDRTLTPRERLRRYLDIITERLEADAYGRGCLIGDFSLEASSHSERLRRRLADIFVEWRQPFAACIAEAQDRGEISSAFAAEDLADFLLASWQGAILRMKVERGPAALERFKSIAFATVFRESPNRTAEERP from the coding sequence ATGGCAAAACCTTCCCTTCGCGAAAAGATCCTCGACGCCGGGCTCCGGGTCATGTTCCGCCAGGGCTACAACGGCTCCGGCATCCGCGACATCGTGGCCGAGGCCGAGGCTCCCCAGGGCTCCTTCACCAACCACTTCCGCTCGAAGGAGGCCTTCGCGGAAGAGGTCCTCGACCGCTATTTCTCCCATGTCCGCAGTCTGGCGGCCCAGGCCCTCGAGGACCGGACCCTCACGCCGCGGGAACGGCTGCGGCGCTACCTCGACATCATCACGGAGCGCCTCGAGGCCGATGCCTACGGCCGCGGCTGCCTCATCGGGGATTTCAGCCTGGAAGCCTCTTCGCACAGCGAGAGGCTGCGCCGGCGCCTTGCCGACATTTTCGTGGAATGGCGGCAGCCCTTCGCCGCCTGCATCGCCGAGGCCCAGGACAGGGGGGAAATCTCCTCCGCCTTCGCCGCCGAGGATCTCGCCGACTTCCTCCTGGCCTCCTGGCAGGGCGCCATCCTGCGCATGAAGGTGGAGCGCGGCCCGGCCGCCCTGGAGCGCTTCAAGTCCATCGCCTTCGCGACCGTCTTTCGAGAATCCCCGAACCGCACCGCAGAGGAACGCCCATGA
- a CDS encoding haloalkane dehalogenase, with amino-acid sequence MKPGPDIALPRRPVLDSHMAYREAGRPGAPVALFLHGNPTSSFIWRNVIPHVAGVAHCIAPDLVGFGQSGKPAIGYRFFDHARYLDAFLDAAGISSAYLVAQDWGTALAFHLAARRPDFVRGLAFMEFIRPMASWDDFHQVPAARETFRAFRTPGTGERTILEDNAFVERVLPGSVRRRLSEEEMAVYRAPFPTPESRRPVWRFPNELPIAGEPADVAAALEEAHAALAASDYPKLLFAGNPGALVSPAFAREFAARLKRCDLVHLGPGAHYLQEDHPEAIGRAVCDFILRAEAHAPAGVAA; translated from the coding sequence ATGAAACCCGGTCCCGACATCGCCCTGCCCCGCCGCCCCGTTCTCGATTCGCACATGGCCTACCGGGAGGCCGGGCGTCCCGGCGCCCCGGTGGCCCTGTTTCTGCACGGCAATCCGACCTCCTCCTTCATCTGGCGGAACGTCATTCCCCATGTGGCGGGCGTCGCGCACTGCATCGCCCCGGACCTCGTCGGCTTCGGCCAGTCGGGCAAGCCGGCGATCGGCTACCGGTTCTTCGACCACGCCCGCTATCTCGATGCCTTTCTGGATGCTGCCGGAATCTCCTCCGCCTACCTCGTGGCGCAGGACTGGGGCACGGCGCTCGCCTTCCATCTCGCCGCGCGGCGGCCGGATTTCGTACGGGGCCTCGCCTTCATGGAGTTCATCCGGCCCATGGCGTCCTGGGACGACTTCCACCAGGTGCCGGCGGCGCGCGAAACGTTCAGGGCCTTCCGGACGCCCGGCACCGGCGAGCGGACGATCCTGGAGGACAACGCCTTCGTGGAGCGCGTGCTGCCCGGTTCCGTCAGGCGCCGCCTGAGCGAGGAGGAGATGGCCGTCTACCGGGCGCCCTTCCCGACGCCGGAATCGCGCCGTCCCGTCTGGCGCTTTCCCAACGAACTCCCCATCGCGGGCGAACCGGCGGACGTCGCTGCGGCGCTCGAGGAGGCCCATGCGGCCCTCGCCGCCTCGGACTACCCGAAGCTCCTGTTCGCCGGCAATCCGGGAGCCCTCGTCTCCCCGGCCTTCGCAAGGGAGTTCGCCGCCCGCCTCAAACGGTGCGATCTCGTGCATCTCGGGCCAGGCGCCCACTACCTGCAGGAGGACCATCCGGAGGCCATCGGCCGCGCGGTCTGCGACTTCATCCTGCGGGCCGAGGCGCACGCCCCGGCCGGCGTGGCAGCGTGA
- a CDS encoding Rdx family protein, with the protein MASVTIRYCRPCGYEKRARAAASALGRRFGLDVDLVPGGGGVFQVLVDGRVATERAKGFFPDEAAIVAAVAAALGKPEPGAS; encoded by the coding sequence ATGGCCTCCGTGACGATCCGCTACTGCCGGCCCTGCGGTTACGAGAAGCGCGCCAGGGCCGCTGCCTCGGCCCTCGGCCGACGGTTCGGGCTCGACGTGGATCTCGTGCCGGGCGGCGGCGGCGTGTTTCAGGTGCTCGTCGACGGTCGGGTCGCGACGGAGCGGGCGAAGGGATTCTTTCCCGACGAGGCCGCCATCGTCGCGGCGGTGGCGGCCGCCCTGGGCAAGCCGGAGCCCGGCGCCTCTTGA